The genomic DNA GCCCGCACCGCCGTCCTGAGCAAGCTGTATCCGGTCCGGTCGCACACCGGAACCGCCCAGGGCGGGGTGTGCGCCGCTCTCGGAAACGAGGAAGAGGACAGCCCCGACTGGCACACCTTCGACACCATCAAGGGCAGTGACTACCTGGGCGATCAGGATGCCATCGAATTCATGTGCCATGAGGCCGTGCCCATCATCCATGAGCTGGAGCACATGGGCCTGCCGTTCAACCGCACCCCCGAGGGCAAGATCGCCCAGCGCCGGTTCGGCGGGCACACCAACAACCGCACCGGCCTGCCTGTGCGCCGTGCGTGCTACGCCGCCGACCGCACCGGGCACATGATCCTACAGACCCTGTACCAGCAGTGCATCCGCCGGCAGGTGACCTTCTTCGACGAGTTTCAGGTGCTCGATTTGCTGTTGAACGAGGGTGTTGTGTGCGGCGTGGTCTCGGTGGCGCTGGCCACGGGCGAACTGCACATCTTTCAAGCCAAGTCGGTGATCTTCGCCACCGGCGGCTACGGCCGCGCCTGGGAAATCACATCCAATGCACATTCCTACACCGGCGACGGCATGGCCATCGCCCTGCGGCGCGGCATTCCCTTGCAGGACATGGAGTTCTTCCAGTTTCATCCCACCGGCATCTTCAAGATGGGCATCCTGATCACCGAAGGCGTCCGCGGCGAAGGCGGCGTCCTGCTCAACGACCAGGGCGAACGCTTCATGGAGCGCTACGCCCCCCGGGTGAAAGACCTGGCCTCGCGCGACGTGATCAGCCGGGCGATGTACCTGGAGATGCGCGAAGGCCGCGGCATTGGCGGACGGCGCATGCTGAACCTCGACGTCCGGCCGGAGACGGTCAATCGCTATGCCGCCCTGGACGGACGCACCCGTCCCGATGGGACCGCCTACCGCGTCACCGCCGCCGAGATCCTGGCCAAGGTTCCGGACATTATCGACTTCTGCCGCACCTACCTGGGCGTCGACCCGATCACCCAGCCGATGCCGGTCCAGCCCACGGCCCACTACGCCATGGGGGGCATCCCGACCAACCGCTTTGGCGAGGTGGTCATCGACGCCAGGAACACGGTGCTGCCCGGCTTGTTCGCCGCCGGTGAGTGCGCCTGCGTCTCGGTCCACGGCGCTAACCGGCTCGGCACCAATTCGCTGCTCGACCTGGTGGTCTTCGGCAAGCAGGCGGGCCTGCGGGCTGCAGCCCATGCAACCGATACGCCCTTCACCCCGCTGCCGAAGAACCCAGAGGTCCCGGTGCTCGAGAGCCTGGCGGTGCTGCGCAACGGCGACGGAAGCGAGCGGGCGGGGCTGATCCGGCGCGAAATGCAGGAAACGATGTTCGAACAGGTGGGCGTGTTCCGCACCGCC from Anaerolineales bacterium includes the following:
- a CDS encoding FAD-dependent oxidoreductase, whose amino-acid sequence is MQHAYDVVIVGGGGAGLMAALYASGGARTAVLSKLYPVRSHTGTAQGGVCAALGNEEEDSPDWHTFDTIKGSDYLGDQDAIEFMCHEAVPIIHELEHMGLPFNRTPEGKIAQRRFGGHTNNRTGLPVRRACYAADRTGHMILQTLYQQCIRRQVTFFDEFQVLDLLLNEGVVCGVVSVALATGELHIFQAKSVIFATGGYGRAWEITSNAHSYTGDGMAIALRRGIPLQDMEFFQFHPTGIFKMGILITEGVRGEGGVLLNDQGERFMERYAPRVKDLASRDVISRAMYLEMREGRGIGGRRMLNLDVRPETVNRYAALDGRTRPDGTAYRVTAAEILAKVPDIIDFCRTYLGVDPITQPMPVQPTAHYAMGGIPTNRFGEVVIDARNTVLPGLFAAGECACVSVHGANRLGTNSLLDLVVFGKQAGLRAAAHATDTPFTPLPKNPEVPVLESLAVLRNGDGSERAGLIRREMQETMFEQVGVFRTAEGMQQAIEKLGELKQRYQHIRVDDSGGVFNTDLLEAWELGCLLDTAQVTAVAAIKRKESRGAHAREDFPKRDDKKWLKHSLARLTTDGLQLGTKPVRITKYQPRERTY